The DNA segment AGGAGTTAAAAATCCAACTGTTTTAATGCTTGCAGGGCTTCAAGGAGCAGGAAAAACTACTTTTGCTGCTAAACTTGCAAACAAATTAAAAAAAGATGGAGAAAGACCATATCTTGTTGCAGCAGATGTGTACAGACCAGCTGCTATAAAACAGCTTCAAGTTTTAGGAGAGCAAATAAAAGTTCCTGTTTATGCTGATGAGGAAAATAAAGATCCTGTTGATATTGCAAGAAAAGCATGGGGACAGGCAAAAGCAAACGATTATACATACATGATAATAGATACTGCAGGTAGACTTCATGTGGACGAAGCTCTTATGGAAGAACTTAGTCAGATAAAGAAAACAGTAAGACCTCAAGAAATACTTCTTGTTGTTGATGCAATGATAGGACAAGATGCAGTAAATTTAGCAAAGAATTTTAATGATAAATTAAATATAGATGGAGTTGTTCTTACAAAATTTGATGGAGATACAAGAGGGGGAGCTGCCCTTTCAATAAAATCTGTTGTAGGAAAACCAATTAAGTTTGTAGGGGTAGGAGAAAAGATAGAAGACTTAGAACTTTTTCATCCTGAAAGACTTGCTTCAAGAATTCTAGGAATGGGAGATGTAGTTTCTCTAGTAGAAAAAGCTCAGGAAAATATAAATGAAGATGATGCAAAATCATTGGAAGAAAAAATAAGAACTCAAAAATTTAATTTGGAAGATTTCTTAAAGATGCTTCATATGATTAAAAAGATGGGGCCTCTTGCAAGTATTTTAAAAATGCTTCCAGGAGTTGGAAATGATTTAGGAGATTTATCTCTTGCAGAAAAAGAAATGAAAAAGGTAAGAGCTATTATTCAATCAATGACAAAAGAAGAGAGAGCAAAACCTGAAATTCTTAAAGCGAGCAGAAAAATGAGAGTTGCTAAAGGAAGCGGAACAGATGTTTCTGATGTAAACAGACTTTTAAAACAATTTGAAATGATGAAAAGTATGATGAAAATGTTTAGTTCAGGAAAAATGCCAAACCTTGGAGCTATGAAAAATATGGGAGCTGGAATGCCAAACATGAGGAATGGAAGAGGAAAAGGAAAATTTCCTTTCTAAAATAAATAAAGTTTAAAAATAAATTTAAAATAAAAATTAAAAAAAGAATATAAAAGGAGTGATTTTTAATGTTAAAATTAAGATTAACAAGATTAGGAAGCAAAAAAAACCCAGTATACAGAATAGCAGCTATGGAATCTTCTGTTAAAAGAGAAGGAAATGCAGTAGCATACTTAGGAAACTACTATCCATTAGAAGATTCTAAAGTAACTTTAAAAGAAGAAGAAATCTTAACTTTCTTACAAAATGGAGCACAACCTACAAGAACTGTTAAATCTCTTCTAGTTAAAGCTGGAGTTTGGGCTAAATTTGAAGAATCTAAAAGAAAATAATTAAATTTTAGATGAATGAAAAATTAAAATAATTTAGATATTTACTTTTATATATAATATATGGTATAGTATATTTAATAAAAAGAACAAGGGGAGATAAAGATGAATTTCACGAACACTATAATAATAATATCATCAATAATAAAGTAAACAACAATATTATAGATGTTATTATGTGGCGTTGTAAATAATTACTCTTCTAAAAATATAAATTATTTTGTAAAGATTAAGGCAACCTGCATGGTTGCCTTTTTTATTTATCTGTTAATTAAGAAATATTATTATAAACTTTTATTCAGGAGGTTTTTATGTACAAAAAAGTATCTACCAGCTTAAATTTCGTAGAGAGAGAAAAAGAAATTGAAAAGTTCTGGGAAGAAAACAAGATTTTTGAAAAAAGTATCGAGTCAAGAAAAGGAGAAAAAACATATACTTTCTATGACGGACCACCTACAGCAAATGGTAAACCACATATAGGACATGTTTTAACTCGTGTAATAAAAGATATGGTTCCAAGATACAGAACAATGAAAGGTTATGATGTTCCAAGAAAAGCAGGTTGGGATACTCATGGACTTCCAGTTGAGCTTGAAGTTGAAAAGCTTTTAGGAATAAATGGAAAAGAACAAATTGAAACTTATGGATTACAACCATTTATTGAAGAATGTAAAAAAAGCGTATGGAAATACAAAGGAATGTGGGAAGACTTCTCTAAAACAGTAGGATTTTGGGCTGACATGGAAAATCCATATGTTACTTATGATAATAACTTTATAGAATCTGAATGGTGGGCTTTAAAGAAAATTTGGGAAAAAGGATTACTATATAAAGGATTTAAAATTGTTCCTTATTGCCCAAGATGTGGAACACCTTTATCAAGCCATGAAGTTGCTCAAGGGTATAAAGATATTAAAGAAAAATCTGCAATAGTAAGATTTAAAGTAAAAGATGAAGATGCATACATTTTAGCATGGACAACTACTCCATGGACTCTTCCATCAAATGTGGCTCTTTGTGTTAACCCTAACGAAACTTATGTAAAAGTTAAACATGAAGAATATACTTATTATATGGCAGAAGCTCTTGTAGAATCTGTATTAAAAGAAGATTTTGAAATTCTTGAAAGATTTACAGGAAAAGATTTAGAATATAAAGAATATGAACCATTATTCAGATTTGTAAATCCTGATAAAAAATGCTGGTATGTAACTTGTGACACTTATGTTACTCTTACTGATGGTACTGGAGTAGTTCATATTGCTCCTGCATTCGGGGAAGACGACGCAAATGTTGGAAGAATTTATGACTTACCTTTTGTACAATTAGTTGATGCTAAAGGAGAAATGACAAAAGAAACTGACTGGGCAGGAGTTTTCTGTAAAAAAGCAGATAAACAAATTCTTATTGATCTAGATAAAAAAGGATTATTATTTGATGCACCAAATTATGAACACAGTTATCCACATTGCTGGAGATGTGACACTCCTCTTATCTATTATGCAAGAGAATCTTGGTTTATCAAAATGACAGCAGTAAAAGAAGATTTAATTAAAAATAATAATAAAATTAACTGGATTCCAAAATCAATAGGAAAAGGTCGTTTCGGAGACTGGCTTGAAAATGTTCAAGACTGGGGAATCAGCCGTGACAGATATTGGGGAACTCCTCTTAATGTATGGGAATGTGAATGTGGACACAGACATGCAATAGGAAGCATTGCAGAACTTAAAGAAATGTCTCCTAATTGTCCTGAAAATATTGAACTTCACCGTCCATATATTGATGCTGTAACTATTACTTGTCCTCATTGTGGAAAACAAATGACAAGAGTTAAAGAAGTTATTGATTGTTGGTTTGACTCAGGTTCAATGCCTTTTGCTCAGCATCACTATCCATTTGAAAATGAAGATTTATTTAAGAAACAATTCCCAGCTGACTTTATTTCAGAAGCAGTTGACCAAACAAGAGGTTGGTTCTATTCACTTCTTGCTGTTTCTACATTAATTTTCAATGAAGCACCTTATAAAAATGTTATAGTTCTTGGACATGTTCAGGACGAAAATGGACAAAAAATGTCTAAATCTAAAGGAAATGCAGTTGATCCATTTGATGCACTTGCAACTTATGGAGCAGATGCAATTCGTTGGTATTTCTATATAAACTCAGCTCCTTGGCTTCCTAACAGATTCCATGGAAAAGCAGTTCTTGAAGGACAAAGAAAATTCATGTCAACTTTATGGAATACTTATGCGTTCTATGTTCTTTATGCTGAAATAGATCAGTTTGATCCTACAAAATATACACTAGATAAAGAAAAAATGACTGTTATGGATAAATGGCTTATGTCAAAACTAAATACAGTTGTTAAAGGTGTAGATGAAAACCTTTCTGATTACAAACTTCTTGAAGCAGCAAGACTATTACAAGATTTTGTTGACGAGTTAAGTAACTGGTATGTAAGAAGAAGCAGAGAGCGTTTCTGGGTAACTGATATGACAGAAGATAAAATCACTGCATATATGACATTATATACAGCTCTTGTTACAATAGCTAAAACAGCAGCTCCAATGATTCCATTTATGACAGAAGAAATTTATCAAAACTTAGTAAGAAGTGTTGATAAAAATGCTCCTGAAAGTATTCACTTATGTGACTTCCCTGTTGTTGATGAATCTGCAATAGATACAGCTTTAGAAGCTGATATGGATGAAGTTTTACAAGTTGTTACTCTTGGAAGAGCAGCAAGAAATGCAGCAAATATTAAAAATAGACAACCTATTGCAAATATTTATGTAAAAGCAGGACATGAAGTTGGAGAACTTTACCAAAATATAATCAAAGAAGAATTAAATATTAAAAATATTCACTTCGTACAAGACACATCACAATTTACTTCTTATACATTCAAACCTCAGTTAAAAACTTTAGGTCAAAGATATGGTAAGAAAGTAAATGAAATCAGAACTCTTCTAGCTGAAATAGATGGAAGCAAAGCTAAAAAACAACTTGATGAAACAGGAGTGTTATCACTTACTCTTTCTGATGGAGAAGTTGCAAATTTAGCTGTTGAAGATCTTCTAATTGAAAGTGGTCAGACTGAAGGATATATGCCTTTAGAAGATAGAGGAATTACAGTAGTTCTTGATACAAAACTTACTCCTGAGCTTATTGAAGAAGGATTTGTAAGAGAAATTATAAGTAAAATCCAATCAATGAGAAAAGAGGCAGACTTTAATGTTGTAGATCATATTGTTCTTTATGAAGAAGGAAACGATAAGATTAAAGATATTATTTCAAGAAATGCATATGCAATTAAAAATGATACTTTAACAGATGAAATTGTATTTGGTGCAGCTGAAGGATTTGTGCAAGAATTTAATGTAAACGGAGAAAAAGTTAAATTTGGTGTAAAAGTAAAATAAAATTATTTTAAAAGATAATTAAAGCAAAAGATAAAAATTTTCCAAAAGATTTGAGGAAGATTTTTATCTTTTTGTTTTAGAGGATATCTTTTTTATTTAGAAATTATACTTGATTTATGATATAATATAATGGTTTAATTCATGTGAAAACAAAAGACGGAGGCAGCTAATGAATAATCTTTTTGAAGCCGTAGCAAAAGAGTTAAAATTAAAATTAACTCAGGTAGAAAATACAGTAAAATTACTTGATGAAGGAGCAACAGTTCCTTTCATTTCAAGATATAGAAAAGAAGTAACAGGAAACCTTGATGAAAATCAGATTGGAGATATTCTAAAGACTGTAACATATTTAAGAAACCTTGAAAAGAGAAAAGAAGAAGTAACAGCTCTTATTGAAGAACAAGGAAAACTTACTGAGGAATTAAGAGCAGCTATTCTGAAAGCAGAAAAGCTTCAGGAAGTGGAAGATTTATATCTTCCTTATAAAAAGAGAAGAAAAACAAAGGCTGATATTGCTATTGAAAAAGGTCTTGAACCTTTATCACAATATATATATTTAATGAAATCTGAAGCAGATTTAATGAAAAAAGCAGAAGAATTTATAACAGAAGAAGTCACTTCAGCAGAAGAAGCTGTTGAGGGAGCAAAACTTATAGTAGCTCAAGGAATTTCTGAAAAAGCAGAATACAGAGAAAAATTAAGAGAAATGCTTCTTAAAAATGGAATTATAGTTTCCAAAAATAGTAAGAAAGCAGAAGAACTTGATGTTAAAAAAGTATATGCAGATTATTATGAATATTCAGAGCCTATAAAAGCAATTCCTTCTCATAGAGTTCTTGCTGTAAACAGAGGAGAAAAAGAAGATATTCTTTCAGTTTCTTTAAAAGTTGAAGATAATATAAGAGAAAAAATGGATAGTATTCTTCTTGGTGAATTTAAAAACAGAGAGGCTCTTGAATTTTTAAAAACAATAACAGCAGATGCTTTTGAAAGACTTATTTTTCCATCTATAGAAAGAGAAGTAAGAAATATTCTTACAGAAAAAAGTGAAACAGAGGCTATAGCTGTATTTAAAGAAAATCTTAAAAATCTTTTGTTACAGCCACCTTTAAAAGAAAAAAATGTTCTTGGACTTGATCCTGGATACAGAACAGGATGTAAAGTTGCTATAGTTGATAAGAATGGATTTTATGTGACAAATGATGTTTTCTTTCTTGTTGAAGAAATGAATACACCAAAACAACTTGAAACAGCAAAAAATAAAATTTTAAAATATATAAAAGATTATGATATAGATATTATTGCTATAGGAAATGGAACTGCTTCAAGAGAGACAGAAAGTTTTGTAGCAAAAACTCTTAAAGAATGTACAAAAGATGTAAAATATATAATAGTAAATGAAGCTGGGGCTTCTGTATATTCTGCTTCAAAGCTTGCTAACGAAGAATTTCCTGATCTTGATGTAACAGTAAGAGGAGCTATTTCAATAGGAAGAAGAATTCAAGATCCTTTAGGAGAACTTGTTAAAATAGATCCTAAATCAATAGGTGTAGGAATGTATCAGCATGATGTTGATCAGAAACAGCTTGATGCTTCTCTTGATGAAGTTATTGCTTCAGTTGTAAATAGTGTTGGTATAAATGTAAATACAGCTTCATGGGCACTTCTTGAACATGTTTCAGGAGTGAAGAAAAATACAGCTAAAAGTATTGTTGAATACAGAAGAGAAAATGGAAACTTTAAAAATAGAAAACAGCTTTTAAAAGTAAAAGGCGTAGGAGCAAAAGCTTATGAACAGATGGCAGGATTCTTAATTATAGAAAATGGGGAAAATATTTTTGATAATACAATAATCCACCCGGAATCTTATAACATAGGTGAAGAAATTCTTTCAACAGTAGGAATTTCAATGGAAGAATATAGAAATAATCTTTCAGAGAGCAGAGAGAAGTTAAAAAAATTTAATTACAATAAATTTGCTGAAGAAAAAGGTTATGGAAAAGAAACAGTTAAAGATGTTTATGAAGCTCTTGTAAGAGACAGAAGAGATCCTAGAGATGAACTTGAAAAACCTCTTTTAAAATCAGATATATTAAAAATTGAAAATCTTAAAGAGGGAATGGAACTTGAAGGAACAGTAAGAAATGTTGTAAAGTTCGGAGCATTTGTTGATATTGGACTTAAAAATGATGCTCTTCTTCATATTTCAGAAATTTCAGATAAATATATAGATGATCCTGGAAAGGTACTTTCAGTAGGTCAGATAATAAAAGTAAAAATAAAAGATGTTGATCTTAAGAGAGAAAGAGTTGGCTTAACAAAGAAAGGAATGTAATATGAGAATAAACCGTGATTCTCTTCTTGTGAAAATAATTTTTTATAATAACATAGCGATAGTGGTAACAGCTATCGCTGTTGCCTTTATGACAACTTTTATTACTTTTGAAGATATGGAATCAAGGCTTGTTGCAACAGCAAGAGAGAAAGTTTCTTTACTTGATAAAGCTAAAACAAACTATCTTTCAAAGGTAAGAGAAGATTTATATGAAGTATCAAGAAAGGATGCCCTTGACGGTTCAAGAACAGTTGGAAATTATGACATAGCAACACAGCTTTTAAAAAGTGAGCTTTTAAGGCGTGATTTTCAAACTTATTACAGAATAGGCCTTGCTGTAATAGATAATACAGGAAAAGTAATAGGAAAAGCAGGAGAAAAAGAAGTTTTAGATTCTGAAAAATGCTTTAAGTATTCAGGAATTTCAAAAGGAATAGAAGAAGGAAGTTACCTTGTTGAAATAGGAGGAAAAATATTTGCCAAGGTAATCATACCTTATGCAAATAATAAAGCTGATAAAGAATATTTAGTTGCAGCAGTTCCTTTAGACCTTAATTTTCTTCAGTATATGAAAAACTTTATAGAACTTGGAAATAATGACAAAATATTTGCTGTTATTGGAGACAGATATGTAAATGGAGATTTTCCTGCTGAAGATGGGAAAAAATTTATTTCATCAGATAGTTTTAATACTCTTAAAAGAGCAAAGTACAGATATTTTTATAAGAAATCAAAAATACAGAATGAGGCATATTATGTTGCAATTTTATCTTTAAGAGATTATAAAAATGATTATATAGGAAATTTTGGAATTGCAGTTTCAAGAAAAGAACTGTTCAGAACAAAGGTAATAGTAAGTATATTTATTGCTGTAATTGTTCTTATGCTTGTAGGAACTTGTACGACAGTATTTACAAGAGTTCTTAAAAAACTTTTATCTCCTTTAAGAGATATAACAGAAGCAGCAGAGAGAATAAGTTTAGGAGACTATGAAACTCCTATTAAATTTGAGGGAAGCGGAGAGATAAAAACGCTGGCTGTTTCTATTAAGAAAATGCTAGGAAAGCTTGAAGAAAATCAGAAAAAACTGAAAGTTCAAAATAAAAAACTAAAAGAAAACTTAAATAAAATTACAACTATTGAGCAGCTTCTTCTTGGAATACAGATAGAAGATGATGTAACAGTAACAGTAAGAAAAATAATGTCTGCATTTACTTCTGAAATGGGACTGGGATTCAGTAGATGTATGTTTTTTAGATACAGTCGTGAAAGAGATGTAATGATGGGTGAATGCACTCAAATAAATGCTCATATAGCTGAAATAAAGAATGATATTTTAAAAGAAAGAAAGAGTGGATTTGATTTCCAGATAAAAGAGCTTAAAGATGTTGTACCTCTTATAAAAATTCCTTTTTCAGAAGACAATATATCAAGCAGAGCATTAAGAACAAAAGATATTATATATTATAATGACAAAGGATATAAGTACGATTTAGGAAATGACCTTTTCAAAAGTTTAGGATTAAAAAATTTCCTTATTTTTCCAATATATAATGTAGATTATTATTCAGGAGTAATTATTTGTGATTATTTTACTAAAGATAAAGAGATCACAGAAGAAGATATAGAACTTTTAAGACTTCTTCTTATGAATATATCAGTTAAGCTAAAAAATAAAATAAATGAAGAAGACAGAATAGAAGTTGAAAGAAATGCTACTATAAGTAAGATTTCAGAGAGATTTCTTAATACAAGACAGGCTGCTCTTAATAAACTTTTAGATATACTTGAAAAAACAAAAAATCAAGAGAATGAAAATATTGGTGATACAATAAAAGAACTTGAAGAACAAATTAAAAAGATGAAAAAAAGTAATAAAACTCTTATTGAATATTCAAGCCAAAATAGAAATAAACCTGAAAGAGTTAATATAGAACATCTGATGGCTGAAGTTATAGAAGAGTTTAAATCTGCTCTTAAAGCAGAGGGAAAAGATAAAGATATAATGATTTCATCGTTTATAAGTTATACAGGGGATGTGTTCGGAGATAACAGCCGTCTTAAAAAAGCTTTTATAGAACTTCTTAAGAACTCTTACGATGCTGTAATGGCTAGTAAAAATCTTCCTAGAAAGATAAATGTTATTGTAATAAGAGATAAACATGCAAATAAAATTAAGATTGATATAAAAGATAACGGTGTTGGAATGAGTGAAGAAAGAATTAAAACAATCCAGGAACCTTTTGTAACTTATAAGAGTGATGCTCCTGGACTTGGAATTCCTCTTGCTATAAGAGTAATAAAAGACTGCCGTGGAGTAATAAAATTTAATTCTCAGGAAAATGTGGGAACTACTATAAAAATTACATTAAATATGTTTAAAGAAAATATAAAAAAATAAAAATTTTAATTATTTAAAAATATTTGCGAAAAAGGAAATATTATTATAAAATTAAGAAAGAAAATTTAAAAAGCAGTTCAGGAGAGAATGATGATTTTTTACTTGGTAATAACAATATTGCTTGTTTTAATAGATCAAATTGTAAAAATTTTGGTTGAAAGACATATGTTTTTCGGAGATACAATTTCTATTATAGATGGCTTTCTTCATTTGACATATGTACAAAATAGAGGAATAGCCTTTGGAATATTTCAAGGGAAAGTTGATATAATAAGTATAGCAACAGTAATAGCAATAATCGGTATTATTGTCTATTTTTTAAAAAATGTAAAAAAATCCAATCTATTTGAAAAAGCAGCTTATGTATTTATAATTTCTGGTGCTGTAGGGAATATGATAGACAGACTTACAAGAGGTTATGTAGTAGATATGATTGATTTCAGAGGAATTTGGAGTTTTGTATTTAATATAGCAGATGTATATATAAACTTAGGAGTAATACTTTTACTTCTTGATTTACTGCTAAAAAGAAGGAAAGATTAGGAGGAAAAGAAATGACATTTCAAGAGATGATATTTACTCTTCAACAGTACTGGGGATCTAAAGGATGTGTACTGGGAAATCCTTATGATGTGGAAACAGGAGCAGGAACATTTAACCCTAACACATTTTTAATGTCTTTAGGACCAGAACCATGGAAAACTGCCTATGTAGAACCATCAAGAAGACCAAAAGATGGAAGATACGGGGAAAATCCTAACAGAGTGTATCAGCATCATCAGTTTCAGGTAATAATGAAACCATCACCTGATAATATTCAGGAACTTTACTTAGAAAGTTTAAGATTATTAGGTATTATACCAGAGGAACATGACATTCGTTTTGTTGAGGACGACTGGGAATCACCAACACTAGGAGCATGGGGACTTGGATGGGAAGTGTGGCTGGATGGAATGGAAATCACTCAGTTTACTTATTTCCAACAAGTTGGAGGTTTGGAACTTGACATAGTTCCTGTTGAAATCACTTACGGACTTGAAAGAATAGCTCTATATATTCAAAATAAATCTAATGTTTATGATTTAGACTGGACAGAAAATGTAAAATATGGAGATATGAGATATCAATATGAATATGAAAACTCAAAATATTCATTTGAACTTGCTGATTTAGATTTATATTTCAAATGGTTTGATGAGTATGAAAGAGAAGCTAAAAATATTTTGGAACAAGGATTAGTTCTTCCTGCATATGATTTTGTATTGAAATGTTCTCATACATTTAATGTTTTAGATTCAAGAGGTGCTATTTCTACAACAGAAAGAATGGCATATATTCTTAGAGTAAGAGATTTAGCAAAGAGATGTGCTGAAATTTATGTAGAAAATAGAAAAAATTTAGGTTATCCTTTATTAAAAAAATAATGATAGAACCGTTTTATAAGAATAAAATAAAAGGAGATGAATAAATTGAGACTACTTTTTGAAATAGGAATGGAAGAAAATCCAGCCAGATTCCTAGTAAAAGCATTAGATGATTTAAAGAAAAATTTAGAAAATAAATTAAAAAATGAAAGAATTAAATATGATGATATAAAAACTTTCGGAACACCTAGAAGAATGGTTCTTTTAGTTGAAGGACTTGCTGAAAGACAAGAAGATTTAAATGAATTAAACATGGGGCCTGCAAGAAAAGTTGCTTATGATGCAAATGGAGAACTTTCAAGAGCAGGACTTGGATTTGCTAAATCTCAAGGTGTAGAGGGAAAAGATTTAGAAATAGTTGAAACTCCAAAAGGAGAATATATTGCTGTAAGAAAGTTTTCAGAGGGAGTGGCAACAAAAACTCTTCTTCCTGAAATCTTAAAATCTCTTGTACTTGAACTTGAATTCCCTAAGTCAATGAAATGGGCTGACAGAAAGTTTAAATTTGCAAGACCTATTCAATGGTTTTTAGCTATGGCTGACAATGAAGCTGTTGAATTTGAAATAGAAGGAATAAAAAGTGGATTATCTTCAAAAGGGCACAGATTCTTTGGAAAACCAT comes from the Fusobacterium perfoetens genome and includes:
- the ffh gene encoding signal recognition particle protein encodes the protein MLENLGNRFQDIFKKVRGHGKLSESNIKEALREVKMSLLEADVNYKVVKDFINKIQEKAIGTEVIRGINPGQQFIKIVNDELIELLGGTNSKLTKGVKNPTVLMLAGLQGAGKTTFAAKLANKLKKDGERPYLVAADVYRPAAIKQLQVLGEQIKVPVYADEENKDPVDIARKAWGQAKANDYTYMIIDTAGRLHVDEALMEELSQIKKTVRPQEILLVVDAMIGQDAVNLAKNFNDKLNIDGVVLTKFDGDTRGGAALSIKSVVGKPIKFVGVGEKIEDLELFHPERLASRILGMGDVVSLVEKAQENINEDDAKSLEEKIRTQKFNLEDFLKMLHMIKKMGPLASILKMLPGVGNDLGDLSLAEKEMKKVRAIIQSMTKEERAKPEILKASRKMRVAKGSGTDVSDVNRLLKQFEMMKSMMKMFSSGKMPNLGAMKNMGAGMPNMRNGRGKGKFPF
- the rpsP gene encoding 30S ribosomal protein S16, with product MLKLRLTRLGSKKNPVYRIAAMESSVKREGNAVAYLGNYYPLEDSKVTLKEEEILTFLQNGAQPTRTVKSLLVKAGVWAKFEESKRK
- the ileS gene encoding isoleucine--tRNA ligase, whose protein sequence is MYKKVSTSLNFVEREKEIEKFWEENKIFEKSIESRKGEKTYTFYDGPPTANGKPHIGHVLTRVIKDMVPRYRTMKGYDVPRKAGWDTHGLPVELEVEKLLGINGKEQIETYGLQPFIEECKKSVWKYKGMWEDFSKTVGFWADMENPYVTYDNNFIESEWWALKKIWEKGLLYKGFKIVPYCPRCGTPLSSHEVAQGYKDIKEKSAIVRFKVKDEDAYILAWTTTPWTLPSNVALCVNPNETYVKVKHEEYTYYMAEALVESVLKEDFEILERFTGKDLEYKEYEPLFRFVNPDKKCWYVTCDTYVTLTDGTGVVHIAPAFGEDDANVGRIYDLPFVQLVDAKGEMTKETDWAGVFCKKADKQILIDLDKKGLLFDAPNYEHSYPHCWRCDTPLIYYARESWFIKMTAVKEDLIKNNNKINWIPKSIGKGRFGDWLENVQDWGISRDRYWGTPLNVWECECGHRHAIGSIAELKEMSPNCPENIELHRPYIDAVTITCPHCGKQMTRVKEVIDCWFDSGSMPFAQHHYPFENEDLFKKQFPADFISEAVDQTRGWFYSLLAVSTLIFNEAPYKNVIVLGHVQDENGQKMSKSKGNAVDPFDALATYGADAIRWYFYINSAPWLPNRFHGKAVLEGQRKFMSTLWNTYAFYVLYAEIDQFDPTKYTLDKEKMTVMDKWLMSKLNTVVKGVDENLSDYKLLEAARLLQDFVDELSNWYVRRSRERFWVTDMTEDKITAYMTLYTALVTIAKTAAPMIPFMTEEIYQNLVRSVDKNAPESIHLCDFPVVDESAIDTALEADMDEVLQVVTLGRAARNAANIKNRQPIANIYVKAGHEVGELYQNIIKEELNIKNIHFVQDTSQFTSYTFKPQLKTLGQRYGKKVNEIRTLLAEIDGSKAKKQLDETGVLSLTLSDGEVANLAVEDLLIESGQTEGYMPLEDRGITVVLDTKLTPELIEEGFVREIISKIQSMRKEADFNVVDHIVLYEEGNDKIKDIISRNAYAIKNDTLTDEIVFGAAEGFVQEFNVNGEKVKFGVKVK
- a CDS encoding Tex family protein, which codes for MNNLFEAVAKELKLKLTQVENTVKLLDEGATVPFISRYRKEVTGNLDENQIGDILKTVTYLRNLEKRKEEVTALIEEQGKLTEELRAAILKAEKLQEVEDLYLPYKKRRKTKADIAIEKGLEPLSQYIYLMKSEADLMKKAEEFITEEVTSAEEAVEGAKLIVAQGISEKAEYREKLREMLLKNGIIVSKNSKKAEELDVKKVYADYYEYSEPIKAIPSHRVLAVNRGEKEDILSVSLKVEDNIREKMDSILLGEFKNREALEFLKTITADAFERLIFPSIEREVRNILTEKSETEAIAVFKENLKNLLLQPPLKEKNVLGLDPGYRTGCKVAIVDKNGFYVTNDVFFLVEEMNTPKQLETAKNKILKYIKDYDIDIIAIGNGTASRETESFVAKTLKECTKDVKYIIVNEAGASVYSASKLANEEFPDLDVTVRGAISIGRRIQDPLGELVKIDPKSIGVGMYQHDVDQKQLDASLDEVIASVVNSVGINVNTASWALLEHVSGVKKNTAKSIVEYRRENGNFKNRKQLLKVKGVGAKAYEQMAGFLIIENGENIFDNTIIHPESYNIGEEILSTVGISMEEYRNNLSESREKLKKFNYNKFAEEKGYGKETVKDVYEALVRDRRDPRDELEKPLLKSDILKIENLKEGMELEGTVRNVVKFGAFVDIGLKNDALLHISEISDKYIDDPGKVLSVGQIIKVKIKDVDLKRERVGLTKKGM
- a CDS encoding ATP-binding protein, which encodes MRINRDSLLVKIIFYNNIAIVVTAIAVAFMTTFITFEDMESRLVATAREKVSLLDKAKTNYLSKVREDLYEVSRKDALDGSRTVGNYDIATQLLKSELLRRDFQTYYRIGLAVIDNTGKVIGKAGEKEVLDSEKCFKYSGISKGIEEGSYLVEIGGKIFAKVIIPYANNKADKEYLVAAVPLDLNFLQYMKNFIELGNNDKIFAVIGDRYVNGDFPAEDGKKFISSDSFNTLKRAKYRYFYKKSKIQNEAYYVAILSLRDYKNDYIGNFGIAVSRKELFRTKVIVSIFIAVIVLMLVGTCTTVFTRVLKKLLSPLRDITEAAERISLGDYETPIKFEGSGEIKTLAVSIKKMLGKLEENQKKLKVQNKKLKENLNKITTIEQLLLGIQIEDDVTVTVRKIMSAFTSEMGLGFSRCMFFRYSRERDVMMGECTQINAHIAEIKNDILKERKSGFDFQIKELKDVVPLIKIPFSEDNISSRALRTKDIIYYNDKGYKYDLGNDLFKSLGLKNFLIFPIYNVDYYSGVIICDYFTKDKEITEEDIELLRLLLMNISVKLKNKINEEDRIEVERNATISKISERFLNTRQAALNKLLDILEKTKNQENENIGDTIKELEEQIKKMKKSNKTLIEYSSQNRNKPERVNIEHLMAEVIEEFKSALKAEGKDKDIMISSFISYTGDVFGDNSRLKKAFIELLKNSYDAVMASKNLPRKINVIVIRDKHANKIKIDIKDNGVGMSEERIKTIQEPFVTYKSDAPGLGIPLAIRVIKDCRGVIKFNSQENVGTTIKITLNMFKENIKK
- the lspA gene encoding signal peptidase II; translation: MIFYLVITILLVLIDQIVKILVERHMFFGDTISIIDGFLHLTYVQNRGIAFGIFQGKVDIISIATVIAIIGIIVYFLKNVKKSNLFEKAAYVFIISGAVGNMIDRLTRGYVVDMIDFRGIWSFVFNIADVYINLGVILLLLDLLLKRRKD
- the glyQ gene encoding glycine--tRNA ligase subunit alpha codes for the protein MTFQEMIFTLQQYWGSKGCVLGNPYDVETGAGTFNPNTFLMSLGPEPWKTAYVEPSRRPKDGRYGENPNRVYQHHQFQVIMKPSPDNIQELYLESLRLLGIIPEEHDIRFVEDDWESPTLGAWGLGWEVWLDGMEITQFTYFQQVGGLELDIVPVEITYGLERIALYIQNKSNVYDLDWTENVKYGDMRYQYEYENSKYSFELADLDLYFKWFDEYEREAKNILEQGLVLPAYDFVLKCSHTFNVLDSRGAISTTERMAYILRVRDLAKRCAEIYVENRKNLGYPLLKK